From Streptomyces sp. Edi4, one genomic window encodes:
- a CDS encoding ROK family protein, with the protein MNGKATTTRSRLDRGRGALGPALELVHTGRAPTRAVLTAELGVTRATAGAVAAELEALGLIQVDSRPAAAGSQGRPSHRLAVHEAGPVALAAQVHADGFRAALVGLGGEIVATDPGCVIVSADPAQVLGAVVEAGAALLEGSGRRCVGAGLAVPSAVADPEGTALNPLHLAWPAGSPVREIFAERVRAAGITGPAFTGNDVNLAALAEHRHGAGRGAQHLLCVATGHRGVGGALVLDGRLHTGSSGLALEVGHLTVNPDGRPCYCGSRGCLDVEADPLAFLTAAGRTPGPEVSLLEQSRALLRHEYADVSVRRGAEELIDRLGLGLAGLVNILNPDRIILGGLHKALLQADPDRLRAVVADRSLWGQSGGVPILACSLDHNSLVGAAELAWQPVLDDPLAALAHQA; encoded by the coding sequence ATGAACGGCAAGGCGACCACCACCCGGAGCAGGCTGGACAGGGGCCGTGGCGCGCTCGGACCCGCCCTGGAGCTGGTGCACACCGGCCGCGCGCCCACCCGCGCCGTCCTCACCGCCGAACTGGGGGTCACCCGCGCCACCGCCGGTGCCGTCGCCGCCGAACTCGAGGCGCTCGGCCTCATCCAGGTCGACTCGCGCCCCGCCGCGGCCGGCTCCCAGGGCCGTCCCTCCCATCGGCTCGCCGTCCATGAGGCGGGACCCGTCGCGCTCGCCGCCCAGGTGCACGCCGACGGCTTCCGTGCCGCGCTCGTCGGCCTCGGCGGTGAGATCGTCGCCACCGACCCCGGCTGCGTCATCGTCTCCGCCGACCCGGCCCAGGTGCTCGGCGCCGTCGTCGAGGCGGGGGCCGCGCTGCTCGAGGGCAGCGGCCGTCGCTGCGTGGGCGCGGGCCTGGCCGTGCCCTCGGCCGTCGCCGACCCGGAGGGCACCGCGCTCAACCCGCTCCACCTCGCCTGGCCGGCCGGCTCCCCCGTACGGGAGATCTTCGCCGAACGGGTGCGCGCGGCAGGCATCACCGGCCCCGCCTTCACCGGCAACGACGTGAACCTCGCGGCGCTCGCCGAGCACCGTCACGGCGCGGGCCGGGGCGCCCAGCACCTGCTGTGCGTCGCCACCGGCCACCGGGGCGTGGGCGGCGCCCTGGTCCTCGACGGCCGTCTGCACACCGGGAGTTCGGGCCTCGCCCTCGAAGTGGGCCACCTCACCGTCAACCCCGACGGGCGCCCCTGCTACTGCGGCAGCCGGGGCTGTCTCGACGTCGAGGCCGACCCGCTCGCCTTCCTCACGGCGGCCGGACGCACGCCCGGGCCCGAGGTCTCGCTCCTCGAACAGTCACGGGCCCTGCTGCGCCACGAGTACGCGGACGTGTCGGTGCGCCGGGGCGCCGAGGAGCTGATCGACCGGCTCGGCCTGGGTCTCGCCGGACTCGTCAACATCCTCAACCCCGACCGCATCATCCTCGGCGGCCTGCACAAGGCGCTCCTCCAGGCCGACCCGGACCGGCTGCGCGCCGTCGTGGCGGACCGCAGCCTGTGGGGCCAGAGCGGCGGCGTGCCGATCCTCGCCTGCTCCCTCGACCACAACAGCCTGGTCGGAGCAGCGGAGTTGGCGTGGCAGCCGGTGCTCGACGACCCGCTGGCCGCGCTCGCTCACCAGGCGTAG
- a CDS encoding MFS transporter codes for MPLLNKVRTAAPGGQGSDTAAPTLFRLRSALTVFFALDGFLFAGWVVRIPAIKQQTGASAGELGLALLGVSAGAVVTMVFTGRLCHRFGSHPVTVACGGLMALAIALPPATHSALALGLVLLVFGAAYGGVNVAMNSAAVDLVAALRRPVMPSFHAAFSLGGMVGAGVGALVAGALSPAAHLLALTGVGLVVTALAGRVLLRYPAPAPARTAHAPGQRLAGRARRLVLLFGLIALCTAYGEGAMADWGALHLEQDLAAAPGVAAVGYSLFALAMTAGRLSGTALLERLGQTRTLVAGGLMACAGMLLGALAPNVWLALAGFAVMGLGLANIFPVAVQRAGALAGPGGVAAASTLGYGGMLLGPPAIGLIAEWASLPVALTTVAALAAGAALIGYTARHATASQN; via the coding sequence GTGCCGCTACTAAACAAAGTACGGACGGCCGCTCCGGGGGGCCAAGGCTCAGACACCGCCGCACCCACCCTGTTCCGCCTCCGCTCCGCCCTGACCGTTTTCTTCGCACTCGACGGCTTCCTCTTCGCCGGCTGGGTCGTCCGCATCCCCGCGATCAAGCAGCAGACCGGGGCCTCGGCGGGCGAGCTCGGGCTCGCCCTGCTCGGGGTCTCGGCGGGCGCGGTGGTCACGATGGTGTTCACCGGCCGGCTCTGTCACCGCTTCGGCAGCCATCCGGTGACCGTCGCCTGCGGCGGCCTGATGGCCCTGGCCATCGCGCTTCCGCCTGCGACCCACTCCGCGCTCGCGCTCGGCCTGGTGCTGCTGGTGTTCGGCGCCGCGTACGGCGGGGTCAACGTGGCGATGAACAGCGCCGCCGTCGACCTGGTCGCGGCGCTCCGCCGCCCGGTGATGCCCAGCTTCCACGCGGCGTTCAGCCTCGGCGGGATGGTGGGGGCGGGCGTCGGTGCGCTGGTGGCCGGCGCGCTCTCCCCCGCCGCGCACCTGCTGGCCCTCACCGGCGTCGGGCTGGTGGTGACCGCGCTGGCCGGCCGGGTGCTGCTGCGGTATCCGGCGCCCGCGCCGGCGCGGACCGCGCACGCACCGGGACAGCGCCTGGCCGGACGGGCCCGGCGCCTGGTGCTCCTCTTCGGCCTGATCGCGCTCTGCACCGCCTACGGCGAGGGCGCGATGGCGGACTGGGGCGCCCTGCACCTGGAGCAGGACCTGGCGGCGGCGCCGGGCGTCGCGGCCGTCGGCTACTCGCTGTTCGCCCTCGCGATGACGGCCGGCCGGCTCTCGGGCACCGCGCTCCTGGAACGCCTCGGCCAGACCAGGACGCTGGTCGCCGGCGGCCTCATGGCCTGTGCCGGGATGCTGCTGGGAGCGCTCGCGCCGAACGTCTGGCTCGCCCTGGCCGGCTTCGCCGTGATGGGTCTGGGACTCGCCAACATCTTCCCCGTCGCCGTCCAGCGGGCCGGCGCGCTCGCGGGGCCCGGCGGGGTCGCGGCGGCGTCCACGCTCGGCTACGGCGGCATGCTGCTCGGGCCGCCTGCGATCGGCCTGATCGCCGAGTGGGCCTCGCTGCCGGTCGCCCTGACCACGGTCGCCGCGCTCGCGGCCGGTGCCGCGCTGATCGGCTACACGGCCCGCCACGCGACGGCGTCCCAGAACTGA
- a CDS encoding MarR family transcriptional regulator — MAADKPERLLVEEWRDLLAVHARTTCELDRELHAHGLGASDFEVLDVLAEGCGGDPGRAVRVQELASRIHLSQSALSRLIGRLEKDGLVTRGMCSEDRRGVSVSITESGRARHARVLPLQRAVLARMLTQRPG, encoded by the coding sequence ATGGCAGCTGACAAGCCCGAGCGCCTGCTCGTGGAGGAGTGGCGGGACCTTCTCGCGGTGCACGCGCGCACGACCTGCGAACTCGACCGCGAGCTGCACGCCCACGGGCTCGGCGCCAGCGACTTCGAGGTCCTGGATGTACTGGCCGAGGGGTGCGGGGGCGACCCGGGCCGCGCGGTGCGGGTGCAGGAGCTGGCCTCACGGATCCATCTGAGCCAGAGCGCGCTGTCCCGTCTGATCGGACGCCTGGAGAAGGACGGCCTGGTCACGCGGGGCATGTGCAGCGAGGACCGCCGCGGCGTGAGCGTGTCGATCACCGAGTCCGGCCGGGCCCGTCACGCGCGGGTGCTGCCGCTCCAACGCGCGGTGCTCGCCCGGATGCTCACCCAGCGCCCGGGTTAG
- a CDS encoding DUF6332 family protein: MGTRSRAERDAITIELGYALASALFAAAVVFGAIAGAGYALELPHPLRRVLLLLGGGCALVVFVWRTVHVLWRFPHAGGLGPRQPSQPGRTSPDS; the protein is encoded by the coding sequence ATGGGGACACGGAGCCGGGCCGAGCGGGACGCCATCACCATCGAGCTCGGATACGCGCTGGCCAGCGCCCTGTTCGCGGCGGCCGTAGTGTTCGGCGCCATCGCCGGAGCCGGTTACGCCCTCGAACTGCCCCACCCCCTGCGGCGGGTGCTGCTCCTGCTCGGCGGCGGCTGCGCCCTCGTCGTGTTCGTATGGCGCACCGTGCACGTCCTGTGGCGCTTTCCCCACGCCGGGGGCCTCGGTCCGCGTCAGCCCAGCCAGCCGGGGCGCACGAGCCCCGACTCGTAG
- a CDS encoding response regulator transcription factor: MIRVLLADDQLLVRAGFRALLDAQGDIEVVGEADDGERALDLVRELRPDIVLMDIRMPRLDGLAATRRVTSDPELAEVKVIMLTTFELDEYVFEAIRAGASGFLVKDAEPQELLRAVRAVVGGDALLSPGVTRRLIAEFAARSKEPAAADALAALTDREREVMALAGIGLSNEEIARRLVVSPLTAKTHVSRAMVKLGARDRAQLVVLAYESGLVRPGWLG, translated from the coding sequence GTGATCCGCGTCCTGCTCGCCGACGACCAGCTCCTGGTGCGTGCCGGGTTCCGGGCGCTGCTCGACGCGCAGGGCGACATCGAGGTGGTGGGCGAGGCCGACGACGGCGAGCGGGCGCTGGACCTGGTGCGTGAACTGCGCCCGGACATCGTGCTGATGGACATCCGGATGCCCCGGCTCGACGGCCTCGCCGCGACCCGGCGCGTCACATCCGATCCGGAGCTCGCGGAGGTGAAAGTGATCATGCTGACCACCTTCGAGCTGGACGAGTACGTCTTCGAGGCCATCCGCGCGGGCGCCTCGGGCTTCCTGGTGAAGGACGCCGAACCGCAGGAGCTGCTGCGGGCGGTGCGCGCGGTGGTCGGGGGCGACGCGCTGCTGTCTCCCGGGGTGACCCGGCGCCTGATCGCCGAGTTCGCCGCGCGCTCGAAGGAGCCGGCCGCCGCGGACGCCCTGGCGGCGCTGACCGACCGGGAACGCGAGGTGATGGCGCTGGCCGGCATCGGACTTTCCAACGAGGAGATCGCCCGCAGGCTCGTGGTCAGTCCGCTGACCGCGAAGACGCATGTCAGCCGCGCGATGGTCAAGCTCGGCGCCCGCGACCGGGCCCAACTCGTCGTGCTGGCCTACGAGTCGGGGCTCGTGCGCCCCGGCTGGCTGGGCTGA